A single Garra rufa chromosome 9, GarRuf1.0, whole genome shotgun sequence DNA region contains:
- the LOC141342740 gene encoding retinol dehydrogenase 12, protein MRDQVTSSDQVNYAAVIALAAICVMLLRIWIAGGVCKSRARLDGKTVVITGANTGIGKETAKDMALRGARVVMACRDLTRAENTAEHIRRSTGNGNVVIRHLDLASLYSVQEFAKEFIATEERLDILINNAGVMMCPKEITEDGFETQLAVNHLGHFLLTNLLLGMLKRSSPSRVVNVSSVAHVGGKIDFDDLFFDKRPYSPLLSYKQSKLANVLFSRELARRIKGTGVSSFCLHPGVIRTELDRHVVLWYPMLKTILSLPCLLLMKTPWEGAQTSIYCAITEGLERKSGCYFSDCAEKDPSPEGKDDEVARRLWEESAQLVGLNN, encoded by the exons ATGAGGGATCAAGTCACATCATCTGATCAAGTGAATTATGCCGCTGTCATCGCGCTGGCGGCAATCT GCGTCATGCTGCTGCGGATATGGATAGCTGGAGGTGTCTGCAAAAGCCGTGCTCGTCTAGATGGAAAGACGGTTGTGATCACTGGTGCTAACACTGGGATTGGCAAGGAAACTGCAAAAGATATGGCTCTTAGAG GGGCTCGGGTAGTGATGGCCTGCCGGGACCTGACTCGTGCCGAGAACACTGCGGAACATATTCGGCGCTCCACAGGAAATGGTAATGTAGTCATCAGACACTTGGATTTGGCCTCTCTATATTCTGTCCAAGAATTTGCCAAAGAGTTCATAGCAACAGAAGAACGACTGGATATACTTATAAACAATGCAG GTGTTATGATGTGTCCAAAGGAGATCACAGAGGATGGATTTGAAACACAGCTGGCTGTCAATCACTTGGGACACTTTCTTTTGACCAATCTGCTGTTAGGAATGCTAAAGAGGTCCTCCCCCAGCCGCGTAGTGAATGTGTCCAGTGTTGCACATGTTGGTG GAAAGATTGACTTTGATGACCTGTTCTTTGACAAAAGGCCTTACAGTCCTTTGCTCAGCTATAAACAGAGTAAGCTGGCCAATGTGCTTTTCTCTAGAGAACTTGCACGAAGAATTAAAG GTACAGGAGTCTCCTCATTCTGCTTGCATCCAGGAGTGATTCGAACAGAGTTGGATCGCCATGTTGTGTTATGGTACCCAATGCTGAAAACAATACTGTCTCTGCCCTGTTTGCTGCTAATGAAAACTCCCTGGGAAGGCGCACAGACCTCTATCTACTGTGCTATCACTGAGGGCTTAGAGAGGAAGTCTGGCTGCTACTTCAG TGATTGTGCTGAAAAAGACCCTTCACCGGAAGGAAAAGATGATGAAGTGGCAAGAAGGTTGTGGGAGGAAAGTGCTCAGCTGGTTGGACTAAACAACTGA